In one Flavobacteriales bacterium genomic region, the following are encoded:
- a CDS encoding ArsC/Spx/MgsR family protein: protein MSTTLNSKELTLVYDSSTPEGRKALAYAYTLAPRVNKQDVSEVSLSTTFVRQVLKQLNLRPKDLLNRAHPYYQQHLRGRDLDGEGWLNVLAHNPGLLKAPIALQGDRAVLCEPASLICTITEAQRKAG from the coding sequence ATGAGCACCACCCTCAACTCGAAGGAACTGACGCTCGTGTACGACAGCAGCACCCCGGAGGGCCGCAAGGCATTGGCCTATGCCTACACGCTGGCGCCCCGGGTGAACAAGCAGGATGTGAGCGAGGTGAGCCTGAGCACGACCTTCGTGCGCCAGGTGCTGAAGCAGTTGAACCTGAGGCCCAAGGACCTGCTGAACCGTGCGCATCCGTACTACCAGCAGCACCTGCGCGGCCGTGACCTGGACGGCGAGGGCTGGCTGAACGTGCTCGCGCACAATCCCGGCCTGCTCAAGGCGCCCATCGCGCTCCAGGGTGACAGGGCCGTGCTCTGCGAGCCGGCCTCCCTGATCTGCACCATCACGGAGGCGCAGCGCAAGGCCGGTTAG
- a CDS encoding M23 family metallopeptidase — MAVDAGTRKRTQRRSLWQRLRSRYRLVLIDERDFRERFSFRLNRLSFLVFTVVAFVLYGTMVAAVIVLTPLKRYIPGYSDQETKLNAYRSTMLADSLEAVAGAQRAYIENLRAVLTGDVAADSVQLRPSLLKPGPQDLKPGAADSALRAKVAQEERYSLVEGRATTERRELASVLFVPPVTGVITAEFDRALGHYGIDVVTTADAAVKSCLAGTVTLASWTTDAGYVLQVQHTNGVTSLYKHNRVLLKKVGDRVKAGEALAIVGNTGENSTGPHLHFELWHNGEPVDPQAYMAFK; from the coding sequence ATGGCGGTGGATGCCGGAACCCGGAAGCGAACCCAACGGCGGAGCCTGTGGCAGCGGCTGCGCAGCCGCTACCGGCTGGTGCTCATCGACGAGCGGGATTTCCGGGAGCGCTTCTCCTTCAGGCTCAACCGACTGAGCTTCCTGGTGTTCACGGTCGTGGCCTTCGTGCTCTACGGCACCATGGTGGCAGCCGTGATCGTGCTCACGCCGCTCAAACGGTACATTCCCGGCTACTCCGACCAGGAGACGAAGCTCAACGCCTATCGGAGCACTATGCTGGCCGATTCGCTGGAAGCCGTGGCGGGTGCCCAGCGCGCCTACATCGAGAACCTGCGCGCGGTGCTTACCGGCGATGTGGCGGCCGACAGCGTGCAGCTGCGTCCCTCGCTGCTGAAGCCCGGTCCGCAGGACCTGAAGCCAGGCGCTGCGGATAGCGCCCTGCGCGCCAAGGTGGCGCAGGAGGAGCGGTACAGTCTGGTGGAGGGACGCGCTACCACCGAGCGGCGCGAGCTCGCCAGCGTGCTCTTCGTGCCGCCGGTGACCGGTGTCATCACCGCTGAATTCGACCGGGCGCTCGGCCACTATGGCATCGATGTGGTCACCACGGCCGATGCCGCGGTGAAGTCGTGCCTGGCCGGCACCGTTACCCTCGCCAGCTGGACCACCGATGCCGGGTATGTGCTGCAGGTGCAGCACACCAACGGTGTGACCAGCCTCTACAAGCACAATCGCGTGCTGCTGAAGAAGGTGGGCGACCGCGTGAAGGCCGGGGAGGCGCTGGCCATTGTCGGCAACACCGGGGAGAACAGCACCGGCCCGCACCTGCACTTCGAGCTGTGGCACAATGGGGAGCCGGTGGATCCCCAGGCCTACATGGCGTTCAAATGA
- a CDS encoding FAD-dependent oxidoreductase, whose product MTHTHDILILGRGIAGVVLSETLAARGLRACVIDAPQEGRASWVAAGVVNPIVLRRTVPSWRASELLAIAGPFYRELQQKYEAPLWHQLPLAEIFPTANEAGLWQLRMREEELSRMMGRGPLSDGGLARLPQPYGHGVVLRAAWLDMKGLLQLHRERWLAEGALLEHELRIEHIREDEGGVEAAGCAAPLLVHCTGPFAQQKGLVPVRGEGLTVRMPGLGLGAIVHRGVFIVPLGDDLYRIGATFAWDDVWSGPTEEGRRHLLDKLRRLWSGEVQVVEHWAGVRPASADRRPILGRITPRQAVFNGLGSRGALLAPWCAAHLADHLYGSRPLDPEVDAARFG is encoded by the coding sequence TTGACCCACACGCATGACATCCTGATCCTCGGTCGCGGCATCGCGGGCGTGGTGCTGAGCGAGACGCTCGCGGCGCGCGGCCTGCGCGCCTGCGTGATCGACGCACCGCAGGAGGGACGCGCGAGCTGGGTGGCCGCCGGGGTGGTCAACCCCATCGTGCTGCGCCGCACCGTTCCCAGCTGGCGCGCTTCCGAGCTGCTCGCCATCGCGGGCCCATTCTATCGCGAACTGCAGCAGAAGTACGAGGCGCCGCTTTGGCACCAGCTGCCCTTGGCGGAGATCTTCCCCACGGCGAATGAGGCCGGCCTCTGGCAGCTACGCATGCGTGAAGAAGAGCTGTCGCGCATGATGGGCCGGGGCCCCCTGAGCGATGGCGGACTCGCCCGCCTGCCGCAGCCCTATGGCCATGGCGTGGTGCTGCGTGCGGCATGGCTCGACATGAAAGGGCTGCTGCAGCTGCACCGCGAGCGCTGGCTGGCGGAAGGGGCCTTGCTTGAGCACGAGCTGCGCATCGAGCACATCCGCGAGGATGAGGGCGGAGTGGAAGCGGCAGGCTGTGCTGCTCCGCTGCTCGTGCATTGTACCGGCCCCTTCGCGCAACAGAAAGGGCTCGTGCCCGTGCGCGGCGAGGGTCTCACCGTGCGCATGCCGGGCCTCGGCCTGGGGGCGATCGTGCACCGTGGCGTGTTCATCGTGCCGCTCGGCGACGACCTATATCGCATCGGCGCCACCTTCGCCTGGGATGATGTGTGGAGCGGCCCTACGGAGGAGGGCCGGCGCCATCTGCTGGACAAGCTCAGACGGCTCTGGAGCGGTGAGGTGCAAGTGGTTGAGCACTGGGCCGGCGTGCGCCCTGCTTCAGCGGACCGCAGGCCTATCCTCGGCCGCATCACGCCAAGGCAGGCCGTATTCAATGGCCTGGGCTCGCGCGGGGCCCTGCTCGCGCCTTGGTGCGCGGCGCACTTGGCCGATCACCTGTACGGCAGCAGGCCGCTGGACCCGGAGGTGGATGCAGCGCGCTTTGGCTGA
- a CDS encoding L-threonylcarbamoyladenylate synthase, which yields MQSAIGTDLEHAARLLEAGGIVAIPTETVYGLAANAFDESAVLKVFEAKQRPAFDPLIVHVGALGDAHKVVRELPPGAEALMHAFWPGPLTLVLPKRPAVPDLVTSGLDTVGVRMPRHPLTRALLERLPFPLAAPSANPFGYVSPTTAQHVADQLGARIPYILDGGPCAVGVESTILGWEGDRWVLYRPGGIALEDIERVIGTVAQAVKQVLPAAPGMLESHYAPRKPVHVGDIDALLRRFAGRRIGIISFRNEYPGHRCELLSERGDLAEAARNLFAVLRDLDGGDCTVILAERFPDEGLGRAINDRLRRASAAR from the coding sequence ATGCAATCGGCCATCGGCACCGATTTGGAGCATGCCGCACGACTGCTCGAGGCGGGAGGCATCGTGGCGATACCCACCGAAACGGTGTATGGGCTCGCCGCCAATGCCTTCGATGAGTCCGCGGTGCTGAAGGTCTTCGAGGCGAAGCAGCGCCCGGCCTTCGACCCGCTGATCGTGCATGTGGGCGCCTTGGGCGATGCGCACAAGGTGGTCCGCGAGCTGCCTCCCGGCGCGGAGGCCCTCATGCACGCCTTCTGGCCGGGACCCCTTACCCTGGTGCTGCCCAAGCGCCCTGCGGTGCCCGACCTGGTGACCAGCGGGCTCGACACCGTGGGCGTGCGCATGCCGCGCCACCCGCTCACACGCGCGCTGCTCGAGCGGCTCCCCTTCCCCCTGGCCGCGCCCAGCGCCAACCCCTTCGGCTACGTTAGCCCCACCACCGCGCAGCACGTGGCCGACCAGCTCGGCGCGCGCATTCCGTACATCCTCGATGGCGGCCCGTGCGCGGTGGGCGTGGAATCCACCATCCTCGGCTGGGAGGGCGATCGCTGGGTGCTCTACCGCCCGGGCGGCATCGCGCTGGAGGATATCGAGCGCGTGATTGGCACCGTGGCGCAGGCGGTGAAGCAGGTGCTGCCCGCGGCGCCCGGCATGCTCGAGAGCCATTACGCTCCCCGTAAGCCGGTGCACGTGGGCGACATCGATGCACTGCTGCGCCGCTTCGCGGGAAGGCGCATCGGCATCATCAGCTTCCGGAACGAGTACCCGGGCCACCGCTGCGAGTTGCTCAGCGAGCGCGGCGACCTGGCCGAGGCCGCGCGCAACCTCTTCGCGGTGCTGCGCGACCTGGACGGCGGCGATTGCACGGTGATCCTCGCCGAGCGCTTCCCCGACGAGGGCCTTGGCCGAGCCATCAACGACCGGCTGCGGCGGGCATCGGCGGCACGCTGA
- a CDS encoding response regulator codes for MPRVILVEDDALVRKLLEMRLVRAGWEVTALRDGRDLLALTREHPPDLVLVDLGLPGVDGLSLVERLRAQGVTAPILVLTAYELPHLHATVRGAGANDLVQKPYDQEELLARMERLLAA; via the coding sequence ATGCCGCGCGTGATACTGGTGGAGGACGATGCCTTGGTGCGCAAGCTGCTGGAGATGCGGCTCGTGCGTGCCGGCTGGGAGGTGACCGCATTGCGGGATGGCCGGGACCTGCTGGCTTTGACCAGAGAGCACCCCCCGGATCTGGTGCTCGTTGACCTAGGCCTGCCGGGCGTGGATGGCCTCTCCTTGGTGGAGCGGCTGCGTGCACAGGGCGTGACGGCACCCATCCTCGTGCTCACCGCCTACGAGCTCCCACACCTGCATGCCACGGTGCGTGGTGCCGGGGCCAACGACCTGGTGCAGAAGCCCTACGACCAGGAGGAGCTCTTGGCCCGGATGGAGCGCTTGCTGGCGGCTTGA
- a CDS encoding 1-deoxy-D-xylulose-5-phosphate reductoisomerase, with translation MKRIAILGSTGSIGTQALEVVREQPDHFQVELLTCGNRVDLLIEQALTFKPNAVVIGDPAQLPRVKDALFPHGIKAYAGTEALEQAVTMEDIDVVLTALVGYAGLKPTLAAIEAGKSIALANKETLVVAGALVTKAAREKAVNIYPVDSEHSAIFQCLAGEWENPIEKIVLTASGGPFRGKSRQELAAVTKAQALKHPNWDMGAKITIDSASLMNKGLEAIEAKWLFNLGKEQIEIVVHPQSIIHSVVQFRDGSMKAQMGLPDMKLPIQYALSYPQRLQTTWPRFDFTKYPALTFEQPDLATFRNLALALDAMDRGGNAPCVLNAANEVAVELFLKDAIGFLAMSDLVEDCLARVPFTPDPQLADLMASDAEARRLARELARR, from the coding sequence ATGAAGCGTATCGCCATACTCGGCTCCACCGGCTCCATCGGCACGCAAGCGCTGGAGGTGGTGCGTGAGCAACCGGACCATTTCCAGGTGGAGCTGCTCACCTGCGGCAACCGCGTGGACCTGCTGATCGAGCAGGCGCTCACCTTCAAGCCCAATGCGGTGGTGATCGGCGACCCCGCCCAATTGCCGCGCGTGAAGGACGCCCTCTTCCCGCACGGTATCAAGGCCTATGCGGGCACGGAGGCGCTGGAGCAGGCGGTGACCATGGAGGACATCGATGTGGTGCTTACCGCGCTGGTGGGCTATGCCGGCCTGAAGCCTACACTGGCCGCCATCGAGGCCGGCAAATCCATCGCGCTCGCGAACAAGGAGACGCTGGTCGTGGCCGGCGCGCTCGTCACCAAGGCCGCCCGCGAGAAGGCGGTGAACATCTACCCGGTGGACAGCGAGCACAGTGCGATCTTCCAGTGCCTCGCGGGCGAATGGGAGAACCCCATCGAGAAGATCGTGCTCACCGCCAGCGGCGGGCCCTTCCGGGGCAAGAGCCGGCAGGAGCTGGCCGCAGTGACCAAGGCGCAGGCCCTGAAGCACCCCAATTGGGACATGGGCGCGAAGATCACCATCGACAGCGCCAGCCTCATGAACAAGGGGCTGGAGGCCATCGAGGCGAAGTGGCTCTTCAACCTGGGCAAGGAGCAGATCGAGATCGTGGTGCATCCACAGAGCATCATCCACAGCGTGGTCCAGTTCCGCGACGGCAGCATGAAGGCGCAGATGGGCCTGCCGGACATGAAGCTGCCCATCCAGTACGCGCTCTCGTACCCGCAGCGCCTTCAAACAACCTGGCCGCGCTTCGATTTCACCAAGTACCCCGCGCTCACCTTCGAGCAGCCCGACCTCGCCACCTTCCGCAACCTGGCGCTCGCCCTCGATGCCATGGACCGCGGGGGCAACGCGCCCTGCGTGCTCAACGCCGCCAACGAGGTGGCCGTGGAGCTCTTCCTCAAGGACGCCATCGGGTTCCTCGCGATGAGCGACCTGGTGGAGGACTGCCTGGCCCGCGTCCCATTCACCCCCGATCCGCAACTTGCCGACCTCATGGCCAGCGATGCCGAGGCCCGGCGCCTGGCGCGTGAGCTTGCCCGCCGCTAG
- a CDS encoding polymer-forming cytoskeletal protein has translation MSKPNEPVSPGKINSIMEGTSIVGEIQSDSNIRIDGRVKGTVHARGRVIVGQTGVIEGEVVCQSSDIEGTVLGRINCQDLLSLKATAKLQGDINTKKLAIEPGAVFTGNCSMAGGVVKEMDPVRLRTENAAGSAAQPAQASR, from the coding sequence ATGAGCAAGCCCAACGAACCCGTTAGCCCCGGCAAGATCAACAGCATCATGGAGGGCACCTCCATCGTGGGCGAGATCCAGAGCGACAGCAACATCCGTATCGATGGCCGGGTGAAGGGCACCGTGCATGCCCGCGGACGGGTGATCGTCGGTCAAACGGGCGTGATCGAGGGCGAGGTGGTCTGCCAGAGCAGTGATATCGAGGGCACCGTGCTGGGCCGCATCAATTGCCAGGACCTGCTGAGCCTGAAAGCCACCGCCAAGCTCCAGGGCGACATCAACACCAAGAAGCTGGCCATCGAGCCGGGGGCCGTCTTCACCGGCAACTGCAGCATGGCAGGCGGCGTGGTGAAGGAAATGGACCCCGTTCGCCTGCGCACGGAGAACGCCGCGGGAAGCGCCGCCCAACCCGCTCAGGCATCGCGCTGA
- a CDS encoding glycosyltransferase family 39 protein yields the protein MPKRLGDIRLWILLTTLVRLIGITSPPLETAHSWRQAFTNMVARNMAEEGIDLLHPRTDLSGERPGVVASEFPGFNAAVALLYRAFGPAHWYGRLVALIASALGAWAFHALVRQRYGERVAFLAAFILLWSSWFVYGRKSMPDVFSAALVLIALWAVDRALRTSAWWFALAIPMAAIGGLCKIPAVVLLAPWALMTLERGFTQGRRVLALASLALAIAPVAWWYFVWQPHLLTAYGNPLYFPYPLAEGLQQLWAHAGKAAERFRFSALMSHAAFLGVCVGIWRAMRNRDTRTAGVALGILLPFALIMVKAGDVFALHAYYIIPLVPLLALLAGLGLECLPRGAATAAVLALVVAEGAGMRWHDLTGGSERAYLLEAEGLADRFTGPHDLVATSSGLDPRPMYYLHRSGWNLTAEEAQQRHTLDSLAALGLRAVFVERRETDAAVPWPVLHEDAHWRVHGAPRRTD from the coding sequence ATGCCCAAGCGTCTCGGCGACATCCGCCTGTGGATCCTGCTCACCACGCTGGTGCGGCTGATCGGCATCACCTCCCCGCCGCTGGAGACCGCGCACAGCTGGCGCCAGGCGTTCACCAATATGGTGGCGCGCAACATGGCCGAGGAGGGCATCGACCTGCTGCACCCACGAACGGACCTCTCCGGCGAGCGACCCGGTGTGGTGGCCAGCGAATTCCCGGGGTTCAATGCAGCGGTGGCGCTTCTCTACCGGGCGTTCGGGCCTGCGCACTGGTATGGGCGCCTGGTGGCCTTGATCGCTTCCGCCCTCGGAGCCTGGGCCTTTCATGCGCTTGTTCGGCAGCGCTACGGGGAGCGCGTGGCATTCCTTGCCGCCTTCATCCTGCTGTGGTCCTCCTGGTTCGTCTATGGCCGCAAGTCCATGCCGGACGTCTTCAGCGCGGCGCTGGTGCTCATCGCCCTATGGGCCGTGGACCGGGCGCTGCGAACCAGCGCTTGGTGGTTCGCCCTGGCCATTCCCATGGCAGCGATCGGCGGCCTCTGCAAGATTCCAGCGGTGGTTCTGCTGGCGCCCTGGGCGCTGATGACACTTGAGCGCGGCTTCACGCAGGGTCGGCGCGTGTTGGCCCTCGCGTCGCTGGCCCTGGCAATCGCGCCCGTGGCCTGGTGGTACTTCGTCTGGCAGCCCCACCTGCTCACCGCATACGGCAACCCGCTCTACTTCCCCTACCCCCTCGCGGAGGGGCTGCAGCAGCTCTGGGCGCATGCCGGCAAGGCCGCCGAGCGCTTCCGTTTCTCCGCACTGATGAGCCATGCCGCCTTCCTCGGCGTATGCGTCGGCATCTGGAGGGCCATGCGCAACCGCGATACCCGAACGGCGGGCGTGGCGCTTGGCATCCTGCTGCCCTTCGCGCTGATCATGGTCAAGGCCGGCGATGTGTTCGCCCTGCATGCCTACTACATCATCCCACTGGTGCCGCTCCTGGCCCTGCTGGCGGGGCTGGGGCTGGAGTGCCTCCCGCGAGGGGCGGCCACGGCGGCGGTGCTGGCGCTGGTGGTGGCGGAGGGCGCGGGCATGCGCTGGCACGACCTCACCGGGGGAAGTGAGCGCGCCTACCTCCTGGAAGCCGAGGGCCTCGCGGACCGCTTCACCGGCCCCCACGACCTGGTGGCCACCTCGTCCGGCCTGGACCCCCGACCCATGTACTACCTGCACCGTTCCGGCTGGAACCTGACAGCGGAAGAAGCGCAGCAGCGGCACACCCTGGACAGCTTGGCGGCCCTGGGCCTGCGCGCGGTGTTCGTGGAGCGGCGCGAAACGGATGCGGCCGTGCCATGGCCGGTGCTGCACGAGGACGCGCACTGGCGGGTGCATGGCGCGCCGCGGCGGACGGATTGA
- a CDS encoding Rieske (2Fe-2S) protein, whose protein sequence is MMDRRRFLRTACQACAALAVVPAAASLESCSGAKGLAVSNGTLSVPLADLGKSGTTVLRAQGLDAKLMVVRRDDGSYAALLLNCPHKNGPVKEKGGVLTCEWHGSTFDRDGKVTKGPSKHDLKRFPATVEGDMLRVTVG, encoded by the coding sequence ATGATGGACCGTCGACGATTCCTCCGTACCGCCTGCCAGGCTTGCGCCGCGCTGGCGGTGGTGCCCGCCGCTGCATCGCTGGAAAGCTGTTCCGGCGCCAAAGGCCTCGCCGTGAGCAATGGCACCCTGAGCGTTCCGCTGGCTGACCTGGGAAAGAGCGGCACTACCGTGCTGCGGGCACAAGGACTGGACGCCAAGCTGATGGTGGTGCGACGCGACGATGGCTCCTACGCCGCGCTCCTGTTGAACTGCCCGCACAAGAACGGCCCGGTGAAGGAGAAGGGCGGCGTGCTCACCTGCGAGTGGCACGGCAGCACCTTCGACCGCGACGGCAAGGTGACCAAGGGGCCCAGCAAGCACGACCTGAAGCGCTTTCCGGCCACCGTGGAAGGGGACATGCTGCGGGTAACCGTGGGGTAA
- a CDS encoding GH3 auxin-responsive promoter family protein — protein sequence MSLKAAIARPYAQSVTGAVMRRALDPPATQLAVLRGLVRFGGDTAFGREHRIHDVRDHAGLVQAVPLRDYEGFRPYVDRILFGEDDVLWPGRPLYFCKTSGTTSGAKYIPITRESLPNHIGSARRALLAYIAHSGRADFVDGKMIFLQGSPVLDRSRRIPIGRLSGIVANHVPAYLLKNRMPSFATNSIPDWETKVEAIVGETMTADMRLISGIPAWVQMYFERLLARTGKATVKEVFPRFSLFVYGGVNYAPYRSRMEALIGGSVPSVELFPASEGFIAYQDKDNDDGLLLVLDNGIYFGFVPMQGNDRRPRSIAEVELDTQYALVLYTNAGLWGYEIGDTVKFTSLTPPRIKVTGRTKHFTSAFGEHVIAEEVEGALKDAIAAVPCEVAEFTVAPQTDPAEGLPYHEWFIEFAALPADMARFAAAMDEALQKRNPYYKDLITGKVLRPLVITTVARGGFAAWMKARGMNDAQSKVPRLANDRRYVEGLG from the coding sequence ATGTCACTGAAAGCAGCCATTGCAAGGCCCTATGCGCAATCGGTGACCGGTGCCGTGATGCGGCGGGCCTTGGACCCCCCCGCCACGCAGCTGGCCGTGCTGCGCGGCCTGGTGCGCTTCGGCGGCGACACGGCCTTCGGGCGCGAGCACCGCATCCACGATGTGCGCGACCACGCCGGGCTTGTGCAGGCTGTTCCCCTGCGCGACTACGAGGGCTTCAGGCCTTATGTGGACCGCATCCTCTTCGGGGAGGACGACGTGCTCTGGCCCGGCCGCCCGCTCTACTTCTGCAAAACAAGCGGCACTACCAGCGGGGCCAAGTACATCCCCATCACGCGTGAGAGCCTGCCCAACCACATCGGCAGCGCCCGGCGCGCCCTGCTGGCCTACATCGCCCACAGTGGCCGGGCCGACTTCGTGGATGGCAAGATGATCTTCCTCCAGGGCAGCCCGGTGCTCGACCGATCGCGCCGCATCCCCATCGGGCGCCTCAGCGGCATCGTGGCCAACCACGTGCCCGCCTACCTGCTCAAGAACCGCATGCCCAGTTTCGCCACTAACAGCATCCCCGACTGGGAGACGAAGGTGGAGGCCATCGTGGGCGAGACGATGACCGCGGACATGCGCCTTATCAGCGGCATCCCCGCCTGGGTGCAGATGTACTTCGAGCGGCTGCTGGCACGCACCGGCAAGGCCACCGTGAAGGAGGTGTTCCCGAGATTCTCCCTCTTCGTCTACGGCGGCGTCAACTACGCGCCCTATCGCTCGCGGATGGAGGCGCTCATCGGCGGCAGCGTGCCCAGCGTGGAGCTCTTTCCTGCGAGCGAGGGCTTCATCGCTTATCAGGACAAGGACAACGACGACGGCCTGCTGCTGGTGCTGGACAACGGCATCTACTTCGGCTTCGTGCCCATGCAGGGCAACGACCGCCGCCCGCGATCCATCGCCGAGGTGGAACTGGACACGCAGTATGCGCTGGTGCTCTACACCAATGCCGGGCTTTGGGGCTACGAGATCGGCGATACGGTGAAGTTCACCTCGCTCACCCCGCCACGGATCAAGGTCACCGGCCGCACCAAGCACTTCACCAGTGCCTTCGGTGAGCACGTGATCGCCGAGGAGGTGGAGGGCGCGCTGAAGGACGCCATCGCCGCCGTGCCCTGCGAGGTGGCCGAGTTCACCGTGGCCCCGCAGACCGATCCTGCCGAGGGCCTGCCCTACCACGAGTGGTTCATCGAGTTCGCAGCGCTGCCGGCGGACATGGCCCGGTTCGCTGCAGCGATGGACGAGGCACTGCAGAAGCGCAACCCCTACTACAAGGACCTCATCACCGGCAAGGTACTGCGGCCGCTCGTGATCACGACCGTGGCGCGTGGCGGCTTCGCGGCGTGGATGAAGGCCCGTGGCATGAACGACGCCCAGAGCAAAGTGCCGCGGCTGGCCAACGATCGGCGGTACGTGGAGGGATTGGGGTGA
- the rseP gene encoding RIP metalloprotease RseP — protein MEILIKGAQLILSLSILVTLHELGHFLPARWFKTRVEKFYLFFDPWFSLVKKKIGDTEFGIGWIPFGGYVKISGMVDESMDKAQMAKPAEPWEFRSKPAWQRLIIMVGGVTVNLLLGMVIYIMILWVWGKDYLPIDAVRFGVHPSEVMAEMGVEEGDRPVAVNGQRPRSLEDLNRALTKAILDEGTASLTVLRGGAEVEIPLHGDMHERISKKGKQMHFMPRMPFVVDTLVRGGNAARSTLQKGDSIVAVDGAPAAYFGDFVKAVQARRGQWVLVDAVRQGQRTSHVVQVNGNGQVGIGPKVDTAWFAHGHEEFTFLQSIPLGIASGVETLGLYVSSLKLLFTPSGAGQIGGFGAIGGLFSPTWDWQVFWNMTAFLSIILAFMNILPIPALDGGHVVFLLYEMVTGRPPHQRVLEVAQMIGMVLLLGLIIFANGNDLFKALFE, from the coding sequence ATGGAGATCCTGATCAAAGGAGCACAGCTCATCCTCAGCCTCAGCATCCTCGTCACGCTGCACGAGCTGGGGCATTTCCTGCCCGCCCGCTGGTTCAAGACCCGCGTGGAGAAGTTCTACCTCTTCTTCGACCCTTGGTTCTCGCTGGTGAAGAAGAAGATCGGCGACACCGAGTTCGGCATCGGCTGGATCCCCTTCGGCGGCTACGTGAAGATTAGCGGGATGGTCGACGAGAGCATGGACAAGGCCCAGATGGCCAAGCCTGCCGAGCCGTGGGAGTTCCGCAGCAAGCCCGCCTGGCAGCGGCTCATCATCATGGTGGGCGGCGTCACCGTGAACCTGCTACTGGGCATGGTGATCTACATCATGATCCTGTGGGTATGGGGCAAGGACTATCTGCCGATCGATGCCGTGCGCTTCGGGGTGCACCCGAGCGAGGTGATGGCCGAGATGGGCGTGGAGGAGGGTGATCGCCCGGTGGCGGTGAACGGGCAGCGGCCCCGCAGCCTGGAGGACCTGAACAGGGCTCTTACCAAGGCGATCCTGGATGAGGGCACGGCATCCCTCACCGTGCTGCGCGGCGGCGCCGAGGTGGAGATTCCGCTGCACGGCGACATGCACGAGCGGATCAGCAAGAAGGGCAAGCAGATGCACTTCATGCCGCGGATGCCCTTCGTGGTGGATACCCTGGTGCGCGGCGGCAATGCGGCACGCAGTACATTGCAGAAGGGCGACAGCATCGTGGCCGTGGATGGCGCTCCAGCCGCCTATTTCGGCGATTTCGTGAAGGCAGTGCAGGCGCGGAGGGGCCAATGGGTCCTCGTCGATGCCGTGCGGCAGGGGCAGCGGACCTCCCACGTGGTGCAGGTCAATGGAAACGGACAGGTCGGAATCGGCCCCAAGGTCGATACGGCCTGGTTCGCGCATGGCCACGAGGAGTTCACCTTCCTGCAGTCCATACCGCTGGGAATCGCCAGCGGCGTGGAGACACTGGGACTCTACGTGAGTTCGCTGAAGCTCCTCTTCACCCCCAGCGGCGCCGGGCAGATTGGCGGTTTCGGTGCCATCGGTGGCCTGTTCAGCCCCACGTGGGATTGGCAGGTCTTCTGGAACATGACGGCCTTCCTGAGCATCATCCTGGCGTTCATGAACATACTGCCCATTCCGGCGCTTGATGGGGGGCACGTGGTCTTCCTGCTCTATGAGATGGTCACCGGCCGGCCGCCGCACCAGCGCGTACTGGAGGTGGCGCAGATGATCGGCATGGTGCTGCTGCTGGGCCTCATCATCTTCGCCAACGGCAACGACCTGTTCAAGGCTCTTTTCGAGTAG
- a CDS encoding AtpZ/AtpI family protein — MKGPDDLRKARKAYGGYLRFMGLGLTMIGIVLAFTFLGMWADKQLAWRFPVFTLGLSLIGIAGAMLHLFKETRPR; from the coding sequence ATGAAGGGGCCCGACGACCTGCGCAAGGCGCGCAAGGCCTATGGCGGCTACCTGCGCTTCATGGGGCTCGGCCTCACCATGATCGGCATCGTGCTGGCCTTCACCTTCCTGGGCATGTGGGCGGACAAGCAGCTGGCCTGGCGCTTCCCGGTGTTCACGCTCGGGCTGAGCCTGATTGGCATCGCCGGCGCCATGCTGCACCTCTTCAAAGAGACCAGGCCCCGCTGA